Proteins encoded together in one Drosophila albomicans strain 15112-1751.03 chromosome 2R, ASM965048v2, whole genome shotgun sequence window:
- the LOC117576635 gene encoding zinc finger protein 572: MEICIKWSMCRTCTNDTGALLQPLFDDPKVAQQLQQYAGVELKADDGLPDQICTVCVANLDLVHTFLTGCKKADEHLRNVVRRTMSSRSCFPKVSLESEEKPVKVATEARQRKQIISERNAKSLLTSRAKEAADETVLISSAVKELELSKITAKSRIDDEQYVVVMNPATTTDTDDSEYIITDHHYEEDDEQIEENNLPADERSSADLVAAIKLEQETAVATHSIDLGAACEPSNFPKHSCSKCGNSFPNRTQLKAHLRTHGKEKSFECELCGKRFNAACNLTTHIRTHTGEKPFECAHCSRRFADPSTHRKHERMHTNERPYACDICAKTFSLSTTLKAHFLSHSNEKPRKCHICNKGFRLPHQLKAHKKTHAHRFELGVTSYTQEEDEEDDYSRS; this comes from the exons AtggaaatttgcataaaatggaGCATGTGCCGCACCTGCACCAACGACACTGGAGCTCTGCTACAACCGCTCTTCGACGACCCCAAAGTGgcgcaacagctgcagcaataTGCCGGAGTTGAG TTAAAAGCTGACGATGGATTACCCGATCAAATATGTACAGTTTGTGTGGCAAACTTGGACTTGGTGCACACATTTCTAACGGGCTGCAAGAAAGCCGACGAACATCTGAGAAATGTGGTGCGTCGCACGATGTCCTCGAGAAGTTGCTTTCCAAAGGTGTCTTTGGAGTCTGAGGAGAAACCAGTGAAAGTGGCAACAGAGGCACGACAGCGCAAACAAATTATTTCGGAGAGAAACGCTAAGAGTTTGTTGACTTCTCGAGCTAAAGAAGCAGCCGATGAAACGGTTTTAATAAGCTCAGCAGTCAAAGAACTGGAGTTGTCGAAAATAACAGCGAAATCCCGCATTGACGACGAACAATATGTGGTTGTCATGAATCCCGCAACAACGACAGACACCGACGACAGCGAATACATCATAACCGATCATCACTACGAAGAAGACGACGAGCAGATTGAAGAGAACAATCTGCCAGCTGACGAACGATCCAGTGCAGATCTTGTGGCTGCTATTAAACTGGAGCAGGAAACTGCAGTGGCAACGCATTCCATTGACTTGGGCGCTGCTTGCGAGCCGTCTAATTTCCCTAAGCACAGCTGTTCCAAGTGCGGAAATTCGTTTCCAAATCGCACGCAGCTCAAAGCGCATTTGCGCACACATGGCAAGGAGAAGAGCTTCGAGTGCGA ACTTTGTGGCAAGCGTTTCAATGCCGCCTGCAATCTGACGACTCACATTCGGACGCACACAGGAGAGAAGCCCTTTGAATGCGCTCACTGCAGTCGTCGCTTTGCCGATCCCAGCACGCATCGCAAACACGAACG GATGCACACGAATGAACGTCCTTATGCCTGCGATATCTGTGCCAAAACTTTTTCGTTGTCAACCACCTTGAAGGCTCATTTCCTTTCGCATTCCAATGAAAAACCGCGCAAATGTCATATTTGCAACAAAGGCTTTCGACTGCCACATCAACTAAAAGCCCATAAAAAGACACACGCTCATCGTTTCGAACTGGGGGTCACGTCCTACACCCAGGAGGAAGATGAAGAGGACGACTACTCAAGGAGCTGA
- the LOC117576638 gene encoding 40S ribosomal protein S27, whose translation MPLAKDLLHPLPAEEKRKHKLKRLVQHPNSYFMDVKCPGCYRITTVFSHAQGVVVCAGCATILCQPTGGRAKLTEGCSFRRKPQ comes from the exons atgcCG CTAGCAAAAGATTTATTGCACCCTCTGCCCGCTGAGGAGAAACGCAAGCACAAGCTGAAGCGCTTGGTGCAGCACCCCAACTCCTACTTCATGGATGTCAAGTGCCCAGGATGCTACAGAATCACAACCGTGTTCAGTCACGCTCAGGGCGTTGTGGTTTGCGCTGGTTGCGCCACCATTCTGTGCCAGCCAACTGGAGGACGCGCTAAGCTCACAGAAG GCTGCTCGTTCCGCAGGAAGCCACAGTAA
- the LOC117576636 gene encoding J domain-containing protein CG6693, whose protein sequence is MSTLDLCEKYFDTRDVYKLLGIDKDAAEKDIKKAYHKISLLVHPDRVPEAQKEESTEKFKVLSKIYQVLTDPQKRGLYDEQGIIDDDDEGKLSNWMELWEKIFKPITEQDITNFEREYIGSDMELRDIKMAYLGGKGCINYMMNHVPFMGVEDEPRIKEIVAGLIASEDVPEYKIFTEEPAAKRNKRHRKYARESEEAKIIKERRERRQQKDAEAAQESGGSLEQMILARRNQREGNYNSLMDRLLEKYGGEDDSDTVEFSAYDKKKKLKVKTQSKNKKNAVKNGRVKKQKS, encoded by the coding sequence ATGTCTACTTTGGATTTGTGTGAAAAGTACTTTGATACGCGTGATGTGTACAAGCTGCTGGGCATAGACAAGGATGCCGCCGAGAAGGACATCAAGAAGGCCTATCACAAGATATCGCTGCTAGTACATCCCGATCGAGTTCCCGAGGCGCAAAAAGAAGAATCCACCGAAAAATTCAAAGTGCTCTCGAAGATTTATCAAGTGCTGACTGACCCACAGAAGCGGGGCCTATACGACGAACAGGGCATCatcgacgacgatgatgagggTAAACTGTCCAACTGGATGGAACTGTGGGAGAAGATATTCAAGCCAATTACCGAACAAGATATCACAAACTTTGAGCGCGAATATATTGGCTCCGACATGGAATTGCGTGATATTAAGATGGCCTATTTGGGCGGCAAGGGCTGCATTAACTATATGATGAATCATGTGCCGTTTATGGGCGTGGAAGATGAGCCACGCATCAAAGAAATCGTTGCTGGCCTCATTGCTAGCGAGGATGTGCCCgagtataaaatattcacTGAGGAACCGGCCGCAAAGCGTAATAAACGACATCGTAAATACGCAAGAGAATCGGAGGAGGCAAAAATAATCAAGGAGCGGCGGGAGCGTCGTCAACAGAAGGATGCCGAAGCGGCTCAAGAATCTGGTGGCAGCTTGGAGCAAATGATTTTGGCGCGTCGCAATCAACGCGAGGGCAACTATAATTCTCTGATGGATCGTTTGTTGGAGAAATATGGTGGCGAGGACGATTCGGATACGGTCGAATTTAGCGCCTATGATAAGAAAAAGAAGCTCAAGGTTAAAACACAGTcgaaaaacaagaagaacGCTGTTAAAAATGGACGCGTCAAGAAACAAAAGTCctag
- the LOC117576634 gene encoding zinc finger protein 420 — METTDETPVDRNKCRVCLGECTENAMRTLFTEDAAVDNDEVEEEASDDNEAAKLRLNNQIEYCCGIRIRRSSLLPTKVCERCCEFVKMWFSFRQMCLNSQVYLESTFLGHEKPDDLLNASESVYFEYLYETLQLQTLKHYSNCNDDEDEEEEEDMQSADSAELDYVVDYYEENYVTDNVAATVEATEASAKHKLPEIITDLEQQQYNDEQCEAVEMEQSMVYSEDDVKLDTCDGNFSEDNEDFLSPTPSPDPRPSTTSAKRKPGRPRKPDNELKVKRKTKGEPALKIDNLGENSPTKYMCNLCGNVYPKKAAFTAHMMAHTDYKPHQCEICCKSFRQMGELRAHIRRHTGERPYKCLYCDRHFYDRSEKVRHERVHTNTRPYECKECGKTFTHTAILKNHSLVHSGEKNFNCSICSKSFTLLHQLKAHLQTLTHRSKEEQAFASSTSYMLHQDMD; from the exons ATGGAAACGACAGATGAAACGCCGGTTGATAGAAACAAATGTCGTGTTTGCCTTGGGGAGTGCACTGAAAATGCCATGCGTACGCTTTTTACCGAGGATGCAGCTGTGGACAATGATGaagtggaggaggaggcgTCAGATGATAACGAGGCCGCCAAACTGCGACTGAATAACCAAATTGAATACTGCTGCGGCATCAGA ATACGACGCTCATCGCTGCTGCCCACAAAAGTCTGCGAACGTTGCTGTGAATTTGTCAAAATGTGGTTCAGCTTTCGTCAAATGTGTCTCAACTCCCAGGTGTATTTGGAGAGCACATTTCTGGGGCATGAGAAGCCGGACGATTTGCTGAATGCTAGCGAAAGTgtctattttgaatatttgtatgAAACACTGCAGCTGCAAACACTGAAACATTACAGTAATTGCaatgacgatgaggatgaggaggaggaagaggataTGCAGTCTGCCGACTCTGCTGAGCTGGACTATGTTGTCGACTATTACGAGGAAAACTATGTGACAGATAATGTGGCAGCTACAGTTGAGGCAACTGAAGCCAGTGCCAAACATAAACTGCCAGAGATTATAACTGATTtggaacagcaacaatataATGATGAGCAGTGTGAAGCTGTCGAAATGGAGCAGTCCATGGTGTATAGTGAGGACGATGTTAAGTTGGACACATGCGATGGCAACTTTTCGGAAGACAATGAAGATTTCTTATCACCCACACCATCGCCTGATCCACGTCCAAGTACAACGTCTGCGAAACGTAAACCCGGCAGACCGCGCAAACCCGACAACGAACTCAAAGTGAAGCGCAAAACGAAAGGAGAACCTGCGTTAAAAATTGACAATCTAGGCGAGAATTCGCCCACCAAATACATGTGCAATCTGTGCGGCAATGTGTATCCAAAGAAGGCGGCATTCACCGCCCACATGATGGCGCACACCGACTACAAGCCACATCAATGCGA AATCTGCTGTAAATCTTTTCGGCAAATGGGCGAGTTGCGTGCTCACATTAGACGCCACACGGGAGAGCGACCTTATAAATGTCTCTACTGCGATCGACATTTCTACGATCGCAGCGAGAAGGTGCGTCATGAACGTGTCCACACCAACACACGACCCTACGAGTGCAAGGAATGCGGGAAAACGTTCACACACACGGCCATCCTTAAGAATCACAGTCTGGTGCACTCGGGCGAAAAGAATTTCAA ctgcagcatttgCTCCAAATCCTTCACGCTACTGCATCAACTGAAAGCGCATCTGCAAACGCTGACTCATCGCAGCAAAGAGGAGCAAGCGTTTGCCAGCTCAACCAGTTACATGCTCCACCAGGATATGGATTAG